Proteins from a genomic interval of Xiphias gladius isolate SHS-SW01 ecotype Sanya breed wild chromosome 23, ASM1685928v1, whole genome shotgun sequence:
- the tspan7 gene encoding tetraspanin-7, whose protein sequence is MSPPSRRLQTKPVITCLKTFLISYSLIFWFTGVILLAVGVWGKVSLEAYLSLASEESTNAPYVLIGTGATIVIFGLFGCFATCRGSPWMLKLYAMFLTVVFLAELVAGISGFIFRHEIKAKLGSGFKNAVKSYNSTSSSSTAVDAIQRTLQCCGVKNYTDWSSTAYFKEKGIPASCCKDNTKCSPETLKDLDKAAKEVYTTGCFALVTHVMEANLGIIAGISFGIAFFQLIGIFLACCLSRYITNNQYEMV, encoded by the exons atgTCGCCGCCGTCTCGACGGCTTCAGACGAAGCCAGTGATTACCTGCCTGAAGACTTTCCTCATCTCCTACAGCCTCATATTCTGG TTCACAGGCGTGATCCTGCTGGCAGTCGGGGTGTGGGGGAAGGTGAGCCTGGAGGCCTACTTGTCCCTGGCTTCTGAGGAGAGCACCAATGCACCATATGTCCTCATTGGGACCGGAGCCACCATTGTTATTTTCGGACTGTTCGGTTGCTTCGCTACATGCCGCGGCAGCCCATGGATGCTCAAACTG TATGCCATGTTTTTGACCGTGGTGTTCCTGGCTGAGCTTGTGGCAGGCATCTCAGGCTTTATCTTCAGACACGAG ATCAAAGCCAAATTAGGCAGTGGCTTTAAAAACGCTGTGAAGTCCTACAatagcaccagcagcagcagcactgcagtTGACGCCATCCAGAGGACT TTGCAATGCTGCGGGGTGAAAAATTACACTGACTGGAGCAGCACGGCTTACTTCAAAGAGAAGGGGATCCCTGCCAGCTGCTGTAAAGACAACACCAAGTGCTCACCGGAGACCCTGAAGGACCTCGACAAGGCTGCGAAAGAGGTGTACACGACG GGCTGCTTTGCATTGGTGACCCATGTGATGGAGGCCAACCTGGGCATCATCGCAGGGATCTCCTTTGGGATTGCATTCTTCCAG